A part of Paenarthrobacter sp. A20 genomic DNA contains:
- a CDS encoding glycosyltransferase gives MDLLHSHSIHTGSRGSFQARQGTDSLRRSHVDLEVVIPAYNEAARIPGTLMQAVDFLAGQPWSSRIVVVDNGSVDETGAVVRRISRDKGNEIPISVVGCSRRGKGAAVSRGLLSGTSKYTGFFDADLATPLETLIPTMAHLEEGASAVIASRHAPGSTFVQPQQLGRRVGGTAFRVLTKSKVKGIWDTQCGFKFFERAALTAAMVQCRTAGFAFDVELLLRLQHQGARIVELPVAWTDVAASTFRPFKDGISSFASVLQLQKAMP, from the coding sequence ATGGATCTGCTCCACTCGCACAGTATCCATACAGGCAGCAGGGGGAGTTTTCAAGCCCGGCAGGGGACCGATTCGCTTCGGCGTTCACACGTAGACCTTGAAGTGGTTATTCCTGCCTATAACGAGGCTGCCCGAATTCCCGGAACGCTCATGCAAGCAGTCGATTTCCTGGCCGGGCAGCCGTGGTCTTCCCGGATTGTGGTGGTGGACAACGGCAGCGTAGACGAAACGGGCGCAGTAGTCCGCAGGATATCCCGCGACAAAGGAAACGAAATTCCTATTTCCGTGGTGGGGTGTTCACGCCGCGGAAAAGGGGCGGCAGTCAGCAGGGGCCTGCTCAGCGGAACGTCCAAGTACACGGGCTTCTTTGACGCTGACCTGGCGACACCGCTTGAAACACTGATCCCGACGATGGCCCACTTGGAAGAGGGCGCCTCCGCGGTCATTGCCTCCCGTCACGCGCCAGGTTCCACCTTTGTCCAACCTCAACAACTGGGACGCCGGGTAGGCGGAACAGCCTTTCGTGTGCTGACCAAATCGAAGGTTAAAGGCATTTGGGATACGCAGTGCGGCTTCAAGTTTTTCGAACGGGCCGCACTGACAGCAGCCATGGTCCAGTGCCGCACCGCCGGTTTTGCTTTCGACGTTGAACTGCTCCTCCGGCTCCAGCACCAAGGGGCCCGGATTGTTGAATTACCCGTGGCCTGGACGGATGTGGCAGCGTCTACTTTCCGGCCGTTCAAAGACGGAATTTCCAGTTTTGCCTCAGTTCTCCAACTACAAAAGGCGATGCCGTGA
- the mfd gene encoding transcription-repair coupling factor: protein MSLNGLRRALAEDKTFARVRTEAQRPFSDRNTDYQISAPTGMRAVLLAEMADALASQDGTPVVLAVTATGREAEDLTAALGSYLPADSIATFPSWETLPHERLSPRSDTVGRRLSVLRRLTHPETSTAAPLRVVVAPVRAVVQPIVAGLGDLVPVTLQVGQERSFTEVVRALSDAAYARVDMVTHRGEFAVRGGILDVFPPTEDHPIRVEFFGDEVDQMRWFAVADQRSLSAPGIHHPTELHAPPCREILITPSVMSRASKLKADMPAAADMLEKIAGGIAVEGMESLAPVLVDAMVPFVDQLPAGSLSVVIEPEKVRTRAHDLAATNEEFLEAAWSTASDGGAAPLDLSSQASTDLHAASFKSLTDTRSAALAHNVSWWSITSLASDEDLVLDIDVLNMRAREPRGYQGEVAEMLEFIGSRVREQWRVVVVTDGPGPAQRLAELFHDADIPCSRVESLDKEPQAGIIEVTTAAVGRGFVLDGLKLGLLTEADLLGRATASSTKDMRRMPSKRRNAVDPLQLHAGDFVVHEQHGIGRFVELIQRKVTGTSASDAGLREYLVLEYAPSKRGAPGDRLFVPTDQLDQVTRYVGGDTPALSKMGGADWASTKSKARKAVKEIAGELIRLYSARMASRGHAFAPDTPWQRELEEAFPYVETPDQLTTINEVKADMEREIPMDRLVSGDVGYGKTEIAVRAAFKAVQDGKQVAVLVPTTLLAQQHYETFTERFSGFPLRVKPLSRFQSTKEAKETADGVKSGAVDVVIGTHRLLSKDFEFKDLGLVIVDEEQRFGVEHKEALKKMRTNVDVLAMSATPIPRTLEMSLTGIRETSTLATPPEERHPVLTYVGPYTNKQTSAAIRRELMREGQVFFVHNRVSSIERIAAQIRELVPEARVEVAHGQMSESRLEKIIVDFWEKRFDVLVCTTIIETGLDISNANTLIVDGADKYGLSQLHQLRGRVGRGRERAYAYFLYPSEKPLGEVALERLKAVAAHNELGAGMQLAMKDLEIRGAGNLLGGEQSGHIQGVGFDLYIRLVGEAVAEYRGEAEEKAAEMKIELPVNAHLPHDYVPGERLRLEAYRKLAAAITYEAIDEVLAELVDRYGEPPLPTQNLIAVARFRVGAREAGLSDVALQGNFIRFSPAQLPESKTMRLNRMYPGSQVKPALDSVLIPKPKTARIGGRDLQDAEILQWANNVIEAIFTDVPVKAG, encoded by the coding sequence ATGAGCCTCAACGGTCTGCGCCGCGCATTGGCGGAGGACAAGACGTTCGCGCGCGTCCGAACGGAGGCACAGCGGCCTTTCAGCGACCGCAACACCGACTACCAGATCAGCGCGCCCACGGGCATGCGCGCCGTCCTGCTGGCGGAAATGGCAGATGCCCTGGCTTCCCAGGACGGCACTCCCGTGGTTCTCGCCGTCACCGCAACCGGCCGCGAAGCCGAGGACCTCACAGCCGCGCTGGGCTCCTATCTTCCGGCGGACTCCATAGCGACCTTTCCCAGCTGGGAAACCCTCCCGCATGAGCGGCTGTCGCCGCGCTCGGACACCGTTGGCCGCAGGCTCTCCGTCCTGCGCCGCCTGACCCACCCTGAAACGTCGACGGCGGCCCCGTTGCGCGTGGTGGTGGCCCCGGTCCGCGCCGTGGTCCAGCCCATTGTTGCCGGTCTCGGCGACCTTGTTCCGGTGACACTGCAGGTAGGACAGGAACGTTCGTTCACGGAGGTCGTCCGCGCCCTGTCCGACGCCGCCTATGCCCGCGTTGACATGGTGACGCACCGCGGCGAATTCGCGGTCCGCGGCGGCATCCTTGACGTCTTTCCGCCCACCGAGGACCACCCGATCCGCGTGGAGTTCTTCGGTGATGAAGTGGACCAGATGCGTTGGTTCGCGGTCGCCGACCAGCGCTCGCTGTCCGCGCCCGGGATCCACCACCCCACGGAACTGCATGCCCCGCCGTGCCGGGAAATCCTGATCACGCCCTCCGTGATGTCCCGTGCCTCGAAGCTGAAGGCCGACATGCCTGCCGCAGCGGACATGCTGGAGAAGATCGCGGGCGGCATCGCTGTTGAGGGCATGGAATCGCTGGCTCCGGTGCTGGTGGATGCCATGGTCCCGTTCGTGGACCAGCTACCGGCAGGCTCGCTTTCCGTGGTCATCGAACCGGAGAAGGTGCGCACCCGTGCGCACGATCTCGCGGCGACCAACGAGGAGTTCCTCGAAGCTGCGTGGTCAACAGCGTCCGACGGCGGTGCGGCGCCCCTTGACCTGTCGTCCCAGGCTTCCACGGATCTGCATGCCGCCAGCTTCAAGTCCCTCACCGACACCCGCTCCGCCGCCCTTGCGCACAACGTTTCCTGGTGGTCCATCACCTCGCTCGCCTCGGACGAGGACCTGGTACTGGATATCGACGTCCTCAACATGCGGGCCCGTGAACCGCGTGGTTACCAGGGCGAAGTGGCCGAGATGCTGGAGTTCATCGGCTCCCGCGTCCGTGAACAGTGGCGTGTGGTGGTGGTAACCGATGGTCCCGGGCCCGCCCAACGCCTGGCCGAGCTGTTCCACGACGCCGACATTCCTTGTTCCCGCGTTGAGTCCCTGGACAAGGAACCCCAGGCCGGAATCATCGAGGTGACCACCGCCGCCGTCGGACGTGGTTTTGTCCTGGACGGCCTCAAATTGGGCCTGTTGACCGAAGCGGACTTGCTGGGTCGCGCCACGGCCAGCTCCACCAAGGACATGCGGCGCATGCCGTCCAAGCGTCGCAACGCCGTGGACCCGCTGCAGCTGCACGCCGGCGATTTCGTGGTGCATGAGCAGCACGGCATTGGCCGGTTCGTCGAGCTCATCCAGCGCAAGGTCACAGGTACGTCAGCCTCGGACGCCGGGCTGCGCGAGTATTTGGTCCTGGAGTACGCGCCGTCCAAGCGCGGCGCCCCGGGTGACCGGCTCTTCGTGCCCACAGACCAACTGGACCAGGTGACACGCTACGTCGGCGGGGACACCCCGGCATTGAGCAAGATGGGCGGCGCGGACTGGGCCAGCACCAAGTCCAAGGCGCGCAAGGCCGTCAAGGAAATCGCCGGCGAACTGATCCGGCTGTACTCCGCCCGCATGGCATCCCGAGGCCACGCCTTTGCCCCGGACACCCCCTGGCAGCGCGAACTCGAGGAGGCTTTCCCCTATGTGGAGACGCCCGACCAGTTGACCACCATCAACGAGGTCAAAGCGGACATGGAGCGGGAGATCCCCATGGACCGGCTCGTGTCCGGAGACGTGGGCTACGGCAAGACCGAGATCGCAGTCCGTGCAGCATTCAAGGCCGTCCAGGACGGCAAGCAAGTGGCTGTCCTGGTGCCCACCACGCTATTGGCCCAGCAGCACTACGAGACGTTCACGGAGCGCTTCTCCGGGTTCCCGCTGCGCGTGAAACCACTGTCCCGCTTCCAAAGCACCAAGGAAGCCAAGGAAACGGCCGACGGCGTCAAGAGCGGCGCCGTGGACGTGGTGATCGGCACGCACCGGCTCTTGTCCAAGGACTTTGAGTTCAAGGACCTGGGCCTGGTCATCGTGGACGAAGAGCAGCGCTTCGGAGTGGAGCACAAGGAAGCGCTCAAGAAGATGCGCACCAACGTGGACGTGCTGGCCATGAGCGCCACGCCGATTCCGCGAACCCTGGAAATGTCCCTCACCGGCATCCGGGAAACGTCCACCCTGGCCACGCCTCCGGAGGAACGGCACCCCGTCCTGACCTACGTGGGACCGTATACCAACAAGCAAACGTCGGCCGCCATCCGCCGCGAACTCATGCGCGAGGGACAGGTGTTCTTCGTCCACAACCGGGTTTCCTCGATTGAGCGCATCGCAGCGCAGATCCGCGAGCTGGTCCCGGAAGCGCGGGTGGAAGTAGCGCACGGGCAGATGTCCGAGAGCCGCCTTGAGAAAATCATCGTGGACTTCTGGGAGAAGCGCTTCGACGTACTGGTGTGCACCACCATCATCGAGACCGGCCTGGACATCTCCAACGCCAACACCCTGATTGTGGATGGCGCGGACAAGTACGGGCTTTCGCAGCTCCACCAGCTTCGTGGACGTGTTGGCCGTGGCCGCGAACGTGCCTACGCCTACTTCCTCTACCCGTCCGAGAAGCCGCTGGGCGAGGTAGCTCTGGAACGCCTCAAGGCCGTGGCAGCCCACAACGAGCTGGGCGCCGGCATGCAGCTGGCCATGAAGGACCTCGAGATCCGTGGTGCGGGAAACCTGCTGGGCGGTGAGCAGTCCGGCCACATCCAGGGCGTGGGGTTCGACCTCTACATCAGGCTGGTTGGCGAGGCTGTTGCCGAGTACCGAGGCGAGGCCGAGGAGAAGGCTGCCGAGATGAAGATCGAGCTGCCCGTCAACGCCCACCTGCCCCACGACTATGTGCCCGGCGAAAGGCTGCGCCTGGAGGCGTACCGTAAGCTCGCCGCGGCCATTACCTATGAAGCCATCGACGAGGTCCTTGCTGAACTCGTGGACCGGTACGGTGAGCCGCCATTGCCCACCCAAAACCTCATTGCCGTGGCACGCTTCCGGGTGGGTGCCCGCGAAGCCGGCCTGTCCGACGTCGCGCTCCAAGGCAACTTCATCCGTTTCTCGCCGGCGCAACTGCCCGAATCCAAAACCATGCGCCTGAACCGCATGTACCCGGGTTCGCAGGTCAAGCCTGCTTTGGACTCCGTGCTGATTCCCAAGCCCAAGACTGCCCGGATCGGTGGACGGGATCTCCAGGACGCCGAAATCCTGCAGTGGGCCAACAACGTCATCGAAGCAATCTTTACCGACGTCCCCGTGAAGGCTGGCTAA
- a CDS encoding glycosyltransferase family 4 protein: MRILHLGFEDPRMPGAGGGSVRTHEINRRLAADGFRITVLTTRYPGWRERVQDGVHYVPIGFGQGSTRMTRLLGYVVRLPFEARKRRAAADLVVEDFFAPFSTMAARLWTKRPTIGVVQWLHAREKARQYRLPLHWLERFGVRRHRRCIAVSQGISDRLTALNPDIHVDVIGNGVDPAAWKPVPTVGQDILCLGRLEFTGKGLDLLLAAWAQCCRRIDGKLLIAGTGPDEATLRAAIANAGLADRVELLGWLSGDAKFQALSRARLVVCPSRQETFGLVAIEALATGTPVIAFDIPCLREIVPNGAGWLVDAFDVGALARELEARYSQSGLESVGAQGRAFAAGYNWDRLATLQGAAYRAAISEPAAFEAQVEGPAALPHIVR; encoded by the coding sequence ATGAGAATCCTGCATCTGGGTTTTGAGGATCCCCGCATGCCCGGCGCCGGTGGGGGATCGGTGAGGACCCATGAGATCAATCGCCGCCTCGCAGCCGACGGGTTCCGGATCACCGTGCTGACTACACGCTATCCGGGGTGGCGGGAGCGGGTTCAAGACGGGGTGCACTACGTACCGATCGGCTTCGGGCAGGGCAGCACGCGTATGACCCGCCTGCTGGGGTATGTTGTCCGCCTGCCGTTCGAAGCCCGCAAACGTCGCGCCGCCGCCGACCTTGTGGTGGAGGACTTCTTCGCTCCGTTCTCCACCATGGCCGCCCGGCTGTGGACCAAAAGGCCCACCATTGGCGTGGTTCAGTGGCTGCACGCCCGTGAGAAAGCGCGGCAATACAGGCTTCCTTTGCACTGGTTGGAACGGTTCGGAGTCAGGCGTCATCGGCGGTGCATCGCCGTCTCGCAGGGAATTTCGGACCGGCTGACCGCCCTGAACCCGGACATCCACGTGGACGTGATCGGAAACGGCGTGGACCCTGCCGCCTGGAAACCTGTGCCAACGGTTGGCCAGGACATTCTTTGCCTTGGCCGGCTGGAGTTCACCGGCAAGGGCCTGGACCTGCTGCTGGCGGCCTGGGCACAATGCTGCCGACGAATCGACGGAAAGCTGTTGATTGCAGGGACCGGCCCCGACGAGGCGACACTGCGCGCAGCCATTGCGAACGCCGGACTTGCGGACCGTGTGGAGCTCCTTGGCTGGCTGTCCGGAGATGCCAAGTTCCAGGCCTTGAGCCGTGCACGACTGGTGGTGTGCCCGTCCCGGCAGGAGACCTTCGGCTTGGTGGCCATCGAAGCGCTGGCCACCGGCACGCCGGTCATCGCCTTCGATATTCCTTGCCTTCGGGAGATTGTCCCGAACGGTGCGGGCTGGCTGGTGGACGCGTTCGACGTCGGCGCCCTCGCCCGGGAGCTCGAGGCGCGGTACTCCCAATCCGGCCTGGAGTCCGTCGGTGCGCAGGGCCGGGCCTTCGCGGCCGGCTACAACTGGGACCGTTTGGCAACGCTGCAGGGTGCGGCATACCGTGCCGCGATATCTGAGCCCGCTGCTTTTGAAGCCCAGGTTGAAGGCCCCGCGGCGCTACCGCACATCGTCCGTTAG
- a CDS encoding glycosyltransferase family 4 protein yields the protein MTETLVNAGLPAQLAGQRILVLNWRDIRHSQAGGAEQYMHEISRRWVDFGAEVTWFTGREDHQPAEDVIDGIRVVRSGGPLSLYGKAALRMLRTRNRFDAVIDCQNGIPFFSPLFLPREMPIVQLIHHVHQEQFRTRFSAPMAAVGRLLESTGAKAVYGRRAIAAVSPSTRLELRKLGFPGAIHVVPNGTIEVPKTVGPRDPEPTIAVVSRLVPHKRLDLLLGQFAIAAASVPKLRLEIMGDGPERPRLQQLAMDLGLDDIVTFHGYQPNHARNSLLNRAWLTVSTSASEGWGCSVIEAAAWGVPCLALRVPGIRDSVVHGSTGWLVDTAAEFGPALVAALETLSEQREAGGMSARCQDWARCFTWDRSAALLAGVLMEEGALRRGGVDAGGSSSDMSTLVHFDMPAGANLEAILRPTDEVSENQGRVSVLMKGRDEFEAFAIMRRIGVVSAELRAVGRSTLLAGPGSTFTPADAVEGM from the coding sequence GTGACCGAAACCTTGGTAAATGCCGGCCTCCCGGCACAATTGGCCGGTCAACGGATCCTCGTCCTGAACTGGCGTGACATCAGGCACTCCCAGGCCGGTGGAGCCGAACAATACATGCACGAAATATCGCGTCGTTGGGTCGATTTCGGCGCCGAAGTGACGTGGTTCACCGGACGTGAAGATCATCAGCCCGCCGAGGACGTCATTGATGGCATCCGAGTGGTCCGTTCGGGCGGCCCCTTGTCCCTGTATGGCAAAGCAGCCCTCAGAATGCTGCGTACGCGCAACCGGTTCGACGCCGTTATTGATTGCCAAAACGGGATTCCGTTCTTTTCGCCACTGTTCCTGCCCCGGGAAATGCCCATCGTTCAATTGATTCACCATGTCCACCAGGAACAATTCCGCACCCGCTTTTCGGCTCCGATGGCCGCCGTGGGCCGCTTGCTCGAAAGTACAGGGGCCAAGGCAGTCTATGGACGACGGGCTATTGCCGCGGTATCGCCATCCACCCGGCTGGAGTTGCGCAAGCTCGGGTTCCCCGGTGCCATCCACGTAGTTCCGAACGGAACCATCGAAGTGCCCAAGACCGTTGGCCCCCGCGATCCCGAGCCGACCATCGCCGTCGTCAGTCGATTGGTACCGCACAAACGGCTGGACCTGCTGTTGGGCCAGTTTGCCATTGCCGCGGCAAGCGTACCCAAACTCCGCCTGGAAATAATGGGCGATGGTCCCGAGCGGCCGCGATTGCAGCAGCTGGCCATGGACCTGGGCCTCGATGACATCGTGACATTCCACGGTTACCAACCCAACCACGCCCGCAACAGCCTGCTGAACAGAGCCTGGCTCACCGTTTCGACGTCGGCCTCGGAGGGCTGGGGTTGCTCGGTGATTGAGGCGGCCGCGTGGGGTGTTCCGTGCCTGGCGCTGCGCGTCCCAGGCATCCGGGACTCGGTGGTTCACGGGAGCACGGGCTGGTTGGTGGACACGGCTGCCGAGTTCGGGCCCGCCTTGGTGGCCGCCCTCGAGACACTCTCCGAACAGCGTGAGGCGGGCGGGATGTCGGCCAGGTGCCAGGACTGGGCACGCTGCTTCACCTGGGATCGCAGCGCGGCCCTGCTCGCCGGGGTGCTCATGGAAGAAGGAGCCTTGCGTCGCGGAGGCGTCGACGCCGGCGGTTCGTCATCGGACATGTCCACGCTGGTGCACTTTGACATGCCTGCCGGCGCCAACCTGGAAGCCATCCTTCGGCCAACCGACGAGGTCTCCGAAAACCAAGGGCGGGTGTCCGTGCTGATGAAGGGCCGGGACGAATTCGAGGCCTTCGCCATCATGAGGCGCATTGGAGTTGTATCAGCCGAACTCCGTGCCGTGGGCCGGAGCACGCTCCTGGCCGGTCCTGGAAGCACGTTTACACCTGCAGACGCCGTTGAGGGCATGTAG
- a CDS encoding oligosaccharide flippase family protein: protein MTDTLRAPDTKADATPVNLPERKPGPTPGRGPKRASPTDSGASAKVAENSGFLSVAAGLVGVISYACTLLMANMLGTADYTQFAAGAMLLGVVGIVASALVPLPLSHFVAVHPAGSVGRRDGMAFSVFVSFIAGIVAAVTTGALTLAFATPALAAAVALGSLAIFLMAAPSGWLQGELRFKWYALTTIGEVLLRLVFSLLVVVLAWGAVGAILGFAVGALALVVVPWSFYRDLQWRPGVLRQRWRWAETTDIASVLCVVSVLVGVDVVVVAFLDEGSAAAGFQALATIAKGPVYVAAGTALVAFPLLRRRGANVRQVLAAAFASFSQLAVVAFAIIATAPHVFAGVIIPEKYHGSLELLPWLAAAGLGYAVLTVLATILLALRAYRRCQTGLACACLLVVAGLWVGWHLAAVSGLAMGSAIGAVLAALVMTLISRPVLTDIGPVKGAGRFMGGAAALLLVLAVASQLQPFAWLVLATISGLAVLAHQRGLLPRTLGIGPFRRRFGARSRAGRRSAAQEPFSSVLAATMVRVVSSPAAIFVAVSAAAFGVRAFGLERGFEMWVDELLYVRLGESLTTGQVPTLPDGPFFLHPPGFFILEAGAIKLFGISGDIVEVVLQLRWLNAALGAVTVGLGFLLVRRLASTTAAWLTAVVLAFEPFILRNNSHAFLETAAMAFVLAGFLVLTGPRQAAGKLPGILRLPGILRLVGAGLLLGYAVLCKDFFVICTVGPVVVAVIWKRTLPWRQAAVVIPAAAVPYATYLAVAASQAHLPDWIDAKTSGLLRASGLEKSTGFTAEGSPDIVTRLVEQSGHFGTSYLLLALCPLAGAMLCFSHRADRRLIGLAGLALGAAGAYSAAFGTFEEQYGYGVMIAGVLCSVLVVVELRERWVRGRTFLAVASLCFVALTVVLGVRTALTVDNGFVQVKEWVKTNLPQEARVSVTNSTGEFAFADDPRFGVWPSAPLMQGAGASYILTQSHPTSQGYGYARPEMLTWLKEHATPVFSAEGPTNGATTLWFVPPAELSAGAADGTGTPSKTYETER from the coding sequence ATGACTGACACTTTGCGCGCACCCGATACGAAGGCAGACGCCACTCCTGTGAACCTGCCGGAGCGGAAACCGGGACCAACCCCGGGCCGTGGGCCGAAAAGAGCATCGCCAACGGACAGCGGCGCCAGCGCCAAAGTAGCCGAAAACAGTGGCTTCCTTTCCGTAGCAGCTGGTTTGGTGGGGGTCATCAGCTACGCCTGCACACTGCTGATGGCCAACATGCTGGGCACGGCGGACTACACGCAGTTCGCGGCCGGGGCGATGCTTCTGGGTGTCGTAGGCATCGTCGCTTCCGCGCTCGTTCCCCTTCCCCTTTCCCACTTTGTGGCCGTCCACCCGGCAGGGTCGGTGGGGCGCAGGGACGGCATGGCCTTCTCGGTGTTCGTCTCCTTCATCGCGGGCATCGTTGCCGCGGTGACGACCGGCGCACTGACGCTGGCCTTCGCCACGCCGGCACTTGCTGCTGCTGTAGCGCTGGGTTCACTGGCCATCTTCCTGATGGCGGCGCCGTCGGGCTGGCTGCAGGGTGAGCTGCGATTCAAGTGGTACGCGCTGACAACCATCGGCGAAGTGCTCCTGAGGCTGGTGTTCAGCCTCCTGGTGGTGGTCCTTGCCTGGGGTGCTGTGGGCGCGATCCTTGGATTCGCGGTGGGTGCGCTGGCCCTGGTGGTTGTTCCTTGGTCCTTTTACCGGGACCTCCAGTGGCGCCCGGGTGTCCTGCGGCAACGATGGCGGTGGGCTGAGACCACTGACATCGCGTCCGTCCTGTGCGTGGTGTCGGTTCTGGTTGGCGTGGATGTGGTGGTGGTGGCGTTCCTGGACGAAGGTTCCGCCGCCGCAGGATTTCAAGCGCTGGCGACTATTGCCAAGGGCCCGGTCTACGTTGCGGCGGGCACCGCGTTGGTGGCGTTTCCACTGCTCCGCCGCCGCGGCGCCAATGTCCGCCAAGTACTCGCTGCCGCCTTCGCTTCCTTCAGTCAGCTCGCCGTGGTGGCGTTCGCCATCATCGCCACCGCCCCCCATGTTTTTGCCGGTGTGATCATTCCGGAGAAATATCATGGCTCCCTGGAACTCCTGCCCTGGCTTGCGGCCGCCGGGTTGGGCTACGCAGTCCTCACTGTCCTGGCCACGATCCTGCTCGCGCTGCGGGCATACCGGCGCTGCCAAACCGGCTTGGCCTGCGCCTGCCTCCTTGTAGTGGCAGGGCTCTGGGTGGGGTGGCACCTTGCTGCGGTCAGTGGCCTGGCCATGGGCTCTGCGATCGGGGCTGTCCTTGCAGCGCTGGTGATGACACTCATTTCAAGGCCGGTCCTCACTGACATTGGACCGGTGAAGGGCGCCGGACGCTTCATGGGCGGCGCTGCCGCCCTGCTGCTGGTCCTTGCCGTCGCCAGCCAACTTCAGCCCTTCGCGTGGCTGGTCCTTGCGACCATCAGCGGGCTGGCTGTGCTGGCCCATCAGCGCGGTTTGTTGCCGCGAACGCTGGGCATTGGACCCTTTCGACGGCGGTTCGGGGCGCGTTCCCGGGCTGGCCGGCGGTCCGCGGCCCAGGAGCCTTTCAGCAGCGTGCTGGCAGCAACCATGGTCCGGGTGGTTTCCAGTCCGGCGGCAATCTTCGTTGCCGTGTCCGCTGCTGCCTTTGGGGTGCGGGCCTTTGGCCTGGAGCGCGGCTTTGAAATGTGGGTGGATGAGCTGCTCTACGTCCGTCTGGGCGAGTCGCTGACGACAGGCCAGGTTCCCACCTTGCCGGACGGCCCGTTCTTCCTGCACCCACCGGGCTTCTTCATACTGGAGGCCGGAGCCATCAAGCTCTTTGGAATCTCCGGCGACATCGTGGAAGTAGTGCTGCAACTGCGCTGGCTCAACGCCGCCCTGGGAGCAGTCACCGTTGGCTTGGGATTCCTTCTGGTCAGAAGGCTTGCAAGCACGACGGCGGCATGGCTCACCGCGGTGGTCCTGGCCTTCGAACCCTTCATCCTGCGGAATAACAGCCATGCGTTCCTGGAGACGGCGGCGATGGCCTTCGTGCTCGCTGGCTTCCTCGTGCTGACTGGCCCGCGCCAGGCGGCGGGGAAGCTGCCCGGTATCCTGCGGCTGCCCGGTATCCTGCGGCTGGTCGGGGCTGGACTCCTGCTGGGATACGCCGTCCTGTGCAAGGACTTCTTCGTCATCTGCACAGTTGGTCCCGTCGTAGTCGCCGTGATCTGGAAGCGGACCCTGCCATGGCGGCAGGCCGCCGTCGTGATTCCTGCAGCGGCCGTGCCGTACGCGACGTACCTGGCCGTGGCGGCTTCGCAAGCCCACCTGCCGGATTGGATCGATGCGAAGACCAGCGGCTTGCTGCGGGCATCGGGACTGGAAAAGAGTACGGGCTTCACCGCAGAAGGTTCACCGGACATCGTCACCAGGTTGGTCGAACAGAGCGGACACTTTGGCACCAGCTACCTCCTGCTGGCCCTGTGCCCCTTGGCCGGTGCGATGCTGTGCTTCAGCCACCGGGCAGACCGGCGACTGATTGGTCTTGCCGGCCTCGCTTTGGGCGCTGCCGGGGCTTACAGCGCCGCGTTTGGCACCTTCGAGGAACAGTACGGGTATGGCGTCATGATCGCCGGGGTACTGTGTTCGGTCCTTGTGGTGGTTGAGCTCCGGGAGAGGTGGGTGCGGGGACGGACGTTCCTGGCCGTCGCCAGCCTGTGCTTCGTGGCCTTGACCGTGGTACTGGGTGTACGGACCGCACTGACGGTGGACAACGGCTTTGTCCAGGTCAAGGAGTGGGTTAAAACCAACCTCCCGCAGGAGGCCCGGGTAAGTGTCACCAACAGCACGGGTGAGTTCGCTTTTGCCGACGATCCACGGTTTGGTGTTTGGCCGTCCGCGCCCCTGATGCAGGGAGCCGGGGCAAGCTACATCCTGACGCAGTCACACCCCACAAGCCAGGGCTACGGCTACGCGAGGCCCGAGATGCTGACATGGCTCAAGGAGCACGCAACACCCGTGTTCAGCGCCGAGGGACCCACCAACGGTGCCACCACGCTCTGGTTTGTGCCACCTGCCGAACTCAGCGCCGGAGCTGCCGACGGCACGGGCACGCCCTCCAAAACCTACGAGACGGAACGGTGA
- a CDS encoding metal-dependent hydrolase yields the protein MMGGHHAASGAAAWIAIASTGPYALGWYPLDSTGILIGAMATAGTALVCDWDHRHSTIANSLPPLSNAIAVGIEKASGGHRQGTHSLLGASAFVVLAAMAAQFQMVTPVGKLSVGAGLLCMFMINLAAKALNLFPKSGWITNWLFALVMAGLVTWFAPDQWGWLPLSMLTGVVVHIVGDMITVGGVPLLWPIVIKPPKFLRKSFISGIWRANGAFSIPLLGRAGSRREWLVLIPVSGYAMVGMIASAWTLAQQHWPGVLAALGGVLPLP from the coding sequence ATGATGGGAGGACACCACGCCGCGTCAGGAGCCGCGGCGTGGATAGCTATTGCCTCGACCGGCCCGTACGCCTTGGGCTGGTACCCGCTGGATTCCACCGGCATCCTGATCGGAGCCATGGCGACGGCGGGAACAGCCTTGGTCTGCGACTGGGACCACCGGCACAGCACGATCGCGAATTCGCTGCCGCCGTTGTCGAACGCGATCGCCGTCGGAATCGAGAAGGCCAGCGGCGGGCACCGGCAGGGCACGCACTCCCTGCTGGGCGCCTCAGCCTTCGTGGTGCTCGCAGCCATGGCCGCACAGTTCCAGATGGTAACCCCGGTGGGCAAGCTTTCCGTGGGTGCAGGGCTGCTGTGCATGTTCATGATCAACCTTGCCGCCAAGGCCTTGAACCTGTTTCCCAAGTCCGGCTGGATCACCAATTGGCTTTTCGCCCTGGTGATGGCCGGACTGGTGACCTGGTTTGCGCCCGATCAGTGGGGATGGTTGCCGTTGTCCATGCTGACCGGTGTTGTGGTGCACATCGTAGGGGACATGATCACCGTGGGCGGAGTCCCACTTTTGTGGCCAATTGTCATCAAACCGCCAAAATTTCTCCGCAAATCCTTCATTAGTGGAATTTGGCGGGCAAACGGCGCCTTCTCCATTCCGCTGTTGGGGCGGGCTGGTTCGCGCCGTGAATGGCTGGTCCTTATTCCTGTCAGTGGATATGCCATGGTGGGCATGATTGCTTCGGCCTGGACGCTTGCCCAACAGCATTGGCCCGGAGTTCTGGCCGCTTTGGGCGGTGTTCTTCCCTTGCCTTAG